Below is a window of Bacteroidales bacterium DNA.
TTGTTTTCCGTCACCGTGTATTTCTATCGGTTCTTTTTTGAATGCCTGATTTATAAACACAGATTGCGGTCCGCCCCACCATGTGAGGTTTTGATTTGGACCATAAGAACCGAAAAATCTTACGATAGTAAAAGGCAAACCATATTCATCATTATTTGCCATTATAAATTGTTCGCCATAAATTTTTGATAATGCATAAGCCCATCTTTTTATCTGAGGCGGTCCTAAAAGTAGATCTGAATCTTCGGAAAAAGGAACATTGGTGTTTTTGCCATATACATCAGAAGTGGACGCAAATACTATTTTGCTTCTATCAATTATACATTTATTTACAACATTCTTGAGCATCAAATAATTTTCATCAATTACACGCAGAGCATTTGAATATCTCGGGATTTTCTGCGAAGCCAGATGAACAATAATATCTGCTTTGTAATCCTTAATTACCATAGGATTTCCGATATCGCCATAAATGAATTGAAATTTCGGATTTGCTCTTAAAACTTCAATATTTCTTTCGAAACCATAATTCATATTGTCAATTCCACAAATCTCATGTCCGAGTGATAGTAGTTTTTTTGCAAGGTTGGAGCCGATAAATCCTGCAACTCCTGTTATAAAAATTTTCATATGAATTTTATTTATGCTTGCAAAGTTATAAAAATAGTTTAATTGTTTAACTTCGACATTCGACATTCAGTGTTCGACATTCGATATTTTTTTAAAATAAAAAATAATGAACATCGAATAATGAATAATGAAGTTTACGAGTTTATACCAATTCTCCTCTCAGCGTTGCTGACGTACATCCTTTTATTTTAATATTAATATAATCTCCGATTTGGTATTTTTCGGATGAATTTTTATTTTCATATTTTGGAAATATTACTATTTTGTTTTGTGAATTTCTGCCGTAAAAATTATTTTTATTTTTTTTCGATTCTCCTTCTATAAGAACTTCAAATGTTTTATTCAAATCATTTATATTGCTTTTATGCGAAAGTTTTCTTTGTAAACTTATTATTTCCTGCAGACGTTTTAATTTTATTTCTTCAGGCACGTCATCTTTATATTTTTTACTTGCAGGCGTATCGGGACGTTCGGAATATTTAAACATATAAGCATAATCAAAACCTGCTGTTTCCATAAGTGATATTGTGTTTTCATGGTCTTCTTCATTTTCAGTGCAGAAACCACAAATTATATCCGTGGTTACAGAACATCCGGGAATTATTTTTTTTATTGCTTCAATTCGGTTCAAATACCATTCGCGCGAATATTTGCGGTTCATTAAATTTAAAATCTTTGTACTTCCTGATTGTAGCGGCAAATGAATGTGCCTGCAAATATTTTTATTTCTTAAAATAACATATAATAAATCGTCAGTTAAATCTTTGGGATGTGAAGTTGTAAATCTTACTCTGAGCAACGGACTTATTTCTGCAACCAATTCGATGAGATTTGTAAAACCGAAATTTGAATTCCATTTATATGAATTAACATTTTGTCCGAGAAGTATAATTTCCCTATATCCATTTGCAAATAATTTTTTTGCTTCCTTTATTATTGTTTCGGGGTTTCTGCTTCTTTCCTTTCCGCGAGTGAAAGGTACAACGCAATACGAACAGAAATTTTCGCAGCCGCGCATTATCGAAATAAACGCACTTATTCCTTTTGATTCAACTTTGAAAGGAATAATATCGTCGTAAGTTTCTTCACAGGAAAGTTTTACATTTATTGCTTTAAGTTTTTTTACGGCAGTTTCAATTAATTCGGGCAGATTTCTATATGCATCGGGACCTGCAACAATGTCGATTTTTTTTTCTTCTTCAAATAGTTTTTCTTTTATTCTTTCAGCCATGCATCCGATAATGCCTATTATTAAATCCTTTTTTTTCTTTTTCAGTGGTGTTAGGTTTTTAAGACGGTTTCGTACTCTTTGTTCTGCGTTGTCTCTTACCGAACATGTGTTAATAAGAATAATATCAGCTTGTTTGGGGTTATCTGTAATTTCATAATTATTTTTTATCATCACCGATGAAGCAATTTCGCTATCCGAAAAATTCATCTGGCAACCGTATGTCTCAATATAAAATTTTTTTTTATCCACGAAAGTTCAATTAGACAATGATTTCACAAAGGTAGAAAAAAGTTTTGCAAAATCATTTTAAAAAAAAATTATGATTTATTCCAAAACTATTTTTTTCTTTGCAAAAATATATTCTGAAAAAAAAAGAAAAGAGAATTTAAGGAATTATAAAAAATAAAAAAATATAAGATGGCTAAAAATCTTGTTATAGTTGAATCTCCGGCAAAAGCAAAAACAATCGAAAAGTTTCTTGGTGAAGAATTTCTTGTCAGGTCAAGTTACGGACATATCAGAGATTTGTCAGAAAAAAAACTTTCCATCGATGTTGACAAGGAGTTTATGCCTTATTATGAAGTTCCCTCAGATAAAAAAGATGTTGTGTCGCAATTAAAAAAACTTGCTGATAAAGCCGAAATCATCTGGCTTGCTACTGACGAAGACCGCGAGGGAGAAGCAATTGCATGGCATCTTAAAGAAGCACTGGAATTGAAAGATAATAAAACAAAAAGAATCGTATTTCACGAAATAACAAAAACTGCAATTCAGGAGGCAATAGAAAATCCAAGAAATATTGATAAACATCTTGTTGATGCGCAGCAGGCACGACGGGTTTTAGACCGTCTTGTGGGTTTTGAGCTTTCGCCTATTTTGTGGAGAAAAGTTAAACCTTCTTTGTCTGCCGGCAGGGTTCAATCTGTAACAGTGAGATTAATTGTTGAGCGCGAAAAAGAAATAAATGCTTTTATGACTTCATCATTTTTCAGGGTGGGTGCGGACTTTACCATGAGCGATGGAACAGTTGTAAAAGCCGAGCTCTCAAATAAATTCGAATCAAAAGAAAAAGCATTAGAATTTTTAACTAAATGTATAGGTGCCGAATTTAAAGTTGATAACCTTGAAACAAAACCATCAAAAAAATACCCTTCGCCGCCATTTACTACTTCTACTTTGCAGCAGGAAGCAAGCAGAAAACTCGGCTTTTCGGTTTCCAGAACAATGGTTGTTGCTCAGCAGCTTTATGAATCTGGAAAAATTACTTATATGCGAACCGATTCTGTGAGCTTGTCAAATCTTGCACTTGGAACTACCAAAGAAGAAATTATTAAATTATACGGTGAAAAATATGTTCATACGAGGCAATATACTACAAAAACAAAAGGTGCACAGGAAGCACATGAAGCAATTCGTCCAACATACATCAGCAATCAAATAATTGAAGGTGATGCTGCACAAAAAAAACTATATGACCTGATATGGAAAAGAACTATTGCTTCTCAAATGACAGAAGCATCATTAGAAAAAACAAATGTAACAATCGGCATATCCAAAGCAGAAGAAAAATTTATTGCAAAAGGAGAAGTTATAAAATTTGACGGATTCCTTAAAGTATATATGGAATCTTCGGATGACGAAAATAATAATGAAGAAAATAAAGGAATGTTGCCTCCAATAAAAATCGGAGAATTTTTTAATGTTAAAATTATTAATGCCACTGAATCTTTTACACTTCATCCACCAAGATATACAGAAGCAAGTTTGGTGAAAAAACTCGAAGAACTCGGCATAGGTCGTCCTTCTACTTATGCACCCACAATTTCCACTATCCAGAAAAGAGAATATGTTGTGAATGAAAGCAGAGATGGAGAAAAAAGAAATTATGATGTTTTTATATTGGTAAATGATAAAATTTCGGAGAAAACAGAAACACAAATCACGGGTTATGAGAAGTCAAAACTCTTTCCAACCGATATTGGCTTTGTTGTTAATGATTTTCTGGTAAAAACATTTGAAGATATCCTTGATTATAATTTTACTGCAAGCGTTGAAAAAGAATTTGATGAAATTGCACAGGGAAAAAAAGTGTGGAACGATATGATAAAGCATTTTTACAAGCCATTTCACAAAAATGTTACCGAAACTCTTGAAGATAAAACAAGAGCGCAAGGAGAAAAATTACTTGGAGTTGACAAAGAAACCGGTAAAAATGTATACGTGAAAATCGGCAGATATGGTCCGGTTGTTCAAATTGGAGATGTTGATAAAAATGCAGATAAGAAAGCCGATAAATCAGAAAAACCAAGGTTTGCCGGATTATTAAAAAATCAAAGCATAGAAACCATAACACTTGAAGAAGCATTGGATTTATTTAAGTTTCCAAAAAATATTGGTGAATATGAATCCGAAATACTGACAATCGGAGTTGGCAGATTCGGTCCTTATGTAAAGCATAACAACAGTTTTTATTCATTATCAAAAGATGACGACCCTTTGAAAGTTACAAAGGAAAGAGCAATTGAAATTATTGAAGAAAAAAGAAAAAAGAATCTGGAAAGGGAAGTGAAAACATTTGATGAAAGAAATGATATAAAAATATTGAAAGGAAGATGGGGCAATTATTTGGCAATAGGAAAAGAAAATTATAAATTACCAAAAGATAAAAAAGATATTGGTAATCTTACAGTTGAAGATTGCCTTAAAATTGCCGAAGAAAATAAAAAAACTGAAAAACCGGCGAAAAAAACAAAAAAGAAATTTTATGCAAAGAAATAAGTTTGTCGTTAAAAAATCATTTATGTTGGTTTAATGCGTAATTACAAACTACAAACAACAAACTATATAAAAATACGCTAATTTTTTTTTAATTTTTAACAATGGACATATCTGTATATTTTGAACCTGCCGACAAAGATATTCTGAATGCTGATTATGAATTTTCAAAAGGCATGTTGGGAAGTATTATTAAGCCATATACTGGTGAAAATTTTCCTTCTTTGGAAAATGTGCATATCGCAATTATTGGAGTAAAAGAAGATAGAAAAAGTATAAATAATGAAGGATGCGCTTTGGCTCCCGATTACGTGCGAAAATATTTTTATAAACTTTTTTCCGGTGGATATGACCTGAAAATTGCTGACCTTGGTAATATAAAAAGAGGATTTGATGTTAAGGATACTTATTTTGCTGTGAGCTCAGTAATTGAGGAATTGATTAAAAACAATATTTTACCCGTAATAATTGGTGGAAGTCAGGATATCACTTACGCAAACTACCTTGCGTATGAACAATTAGGACAAATAATAAATATTGTAACAGTAGATTCTCATTTCGACCTCGGAAAAGAAGAAACCAAACTGAATTCACACTCTTATTTGAGCAAAATAATATTGCATCAGCCGAATTTTTTGTTCAACTACGCCAACATAGGATATCAAACATATTTTGTTGACCAGGATGCAATCGAACTTATGAAAAAACTCTATTTCGATATTTACAGATTAGGCGATGTGAGAGCAGACATGGAAGAAGTCGAACCCATTGTTAGGAATGCCGACATGCTGAGCATAGATATTTCTTCAATACGAAAATCAGATGCGCCTGGTAATGGAAATGTATCACCAAATGGATTTTATGGAGAGGAAATGTGCAGAATTGCACGATATGCAGGACTTAGCGATAAATTGTCATCAATAGGTTTTTATGAGTTGAATCCCATACATGACAAGGAAGAACAAACATCTCACCTCGTTGCACAAATAATTTGGTACTTTATTGATGGATTTTATAACAGAAAACATGATTTCCCCCTGAAAGATAAATCCGATTATTTGCAATACAGAGTTAACATTCAGAAAAATAAATATGAGATAATTTTTTATAAAAGTAAAAAAAGCGACAGATGGTGGATGGAAGTTCCATGCACTACCGATAAATACGAAAGACACCATCTGATTCCATGCTCATATACCGATTATCAAACAGCATGCAGGGAAGACATGCCCGACAGATGGTGGCAGGCTTATCAAAAATTCAGCTAACAACATAACCTTTCTCAAAAAATTGCGTATAAAAAGGAGAAGAGTTATATAAATTATTAGTTTTGTTGAAAAAATAATTGTAAATATATTTGATAAAATTTTGTTTTTATGGTTTTTTTTTATTATTTTTATGCCCTCATTTTAAAAACTTAAACTATTAATGATTATGAAAAAAATATTCATTTTTATACTGACACTTGCAATTGTTGATTTTGCATTCTCTCAACAGGAATATCAGTTTACGCAAAATATGTTTAATCACTTTGGAACAAATCCAGGTTATGCTGGTTTTAACAAAGCCATTTGTGTGAATTTACAGGGCAGAAATCAATGGATGGGTTTTGGCGGCGAACCTAAAACCTATCAATTAACAATTGATGGATATGTAAATCCACTTATGGGTGGACTTGGTTTGACTGTGTACAAAGATATTTTGGGTGCATCCGACAGAACTTATGTAAAAGGAGCTTATGCATACAATTTCATAGTTGGAAAAGGTAACCTGGGTATAGGATTGCAGTTGGGTTTGTTAAATGAGGTAATTGATTTCAGTAAATTCAAAGCTTTTGATGCTAATGACCCCGTTATATCATCTAAATCAAAAGCAAGTGATATGTTTTTTGATTTAAACTTCGGGGTATTTTATGAAATTCAGAATAAAATATATTTTGGCGCAAGTTCAACCCAGATGATAGAAGGAAAGGGATTTAAAGGTTTTTCTGAAACCAATGCTGTGGAACAAAATGCCAGACATTATTATTTTACCGCCGGATATACATTCAATGCTTCTTCAAAGATTGATGTTCTTCCCTCTGTTTTTGTTAAAAGCGATGGTGCATCAACTCAATTTGACCTGAGTGCTCTTGTTTTGTTTGATAAAAAATTCTGGGGAGGAGCGAGTTACAGGTATCAGGATGCAGTTGCATTTCTTGTGGGAATGTATTTTAAATCATATAAAATCGGATTATCTTATGATTTTACAACCTCAGAAATTGGTAAAAACAATTACAGCAATGGCTCATGGGAAGTTATGGCAAGCTATTGCTTCAAGATAGTTCCTGTATATAAACCGACAGGACACCATACAACAAGATTTTTATAAAAAATAATAAACATAATATTACGAAACAATTTAAATTCATATTTCGTAAAAATTGTTAAAAATATAGATTTCTAACTCATTCCCAATTGTCAAAAACTATGAAAAAACAAATAAAAAATTTAAGTAGTAGTATTGTATTAGTTTCCATATTGCTTGGCATGCTGAGCAGTTGTGGCGACCCAGGCAAAGGACAATTAATCGGAGTTCAAGACCGAGATGACTTTTATCAGGCAATTCCTTATGGAATGTTGTTTATTCCTCAGGGAAGTTATAACATGGGGCCTAGTGATCAGGACGTACCCTATTCAATCACAGCTCAATCAAAAACAGTTTCTCTTGCTGCATTTTATATGGATGAAACAGAAATAGTGAATAATGAATACAGGCAATTTGTTTACTGGGTAAGAGATTCAATTGCTCATAGAATGCTGGGAGAACAAAATGAAGCACATTTGGTTACAGAAGATGAATGGGGACAACCATTTGAACCTCCTGTTATTAATTGGAGAGAGAAAATACGATGGGATGAACAAGAAGACAGAGATGTTTTAGAACCTTTATTCTTACCTCAGCATGAAAGATATTTCAGAAGAAAAGAATTAGACACCAGAAAACTAATGTATGATTATTACATAATAGATTATAAATCGGCTGCATCCAAAGCAAATAGATTTGATTTTAAAACAGGCAAATATCTGAACGGAATACCCGACAGAAGCTATTTTGTTAAAAAAGATAAAATAAATATCTATCCCGATACACTTTGCTGGGTGCATGATTTTATATATTCTTTCAATGAACCTATGACAAATGCTTATTTCTGGCACCCTGCATTTGATTATTATCCTGTTGTGGGTATTAGCTGGAAACAGGCACGTGCTTTTTGTATATGGAGAACCCAGTTATTGAATGTTTACCTTCAAACCCGTGATGAAGCTACAGTACAGGATTTTAGATTACCTACCGAATCGGAATGGGAATGGGCAGCACGCGGAGGATTGGATTTAAGTCCTTTCCCATGGGGCGGTCCTTATATCCGTAACAGTAATGGATGCTTTCTTGGTAATTACAAACCTTTAAGAGGAAACTATTTGGACGACGGCGGATTGCAGACAATAATAGTTGCACATTATGCACCTAATGATTTTGGATTATATGATATGTCAGGAAATGCTGCCGAGTGGACAAGCAATGCTTTTGATGAATCAGCTTATAATTTTGCTCATGATTTAAATATGGATTATACTTATGAAGCAAAAGAGGATGACCCTTCTGCATTGAAAAGAAAAGTAACAAGAGGTGGTTCATGGACAGGTATTGGCTATTATATGCAGACAGGTACAAGAACTTATGAATATCAGGATACTGCAAAATGTTACATTGGTTTCAGATGTGTCGAATCTTATTTGGGAAGAGATATTGGTGACGGTGGCGGTGCTTCTAATGTTTATTAATAATCTTAATTTTTAATGAGTTCGTCTTGCATATTTGCAATTATGCATAATTTATAAAAAATAATGTGTTTTAAACTTGCTTTTTTAATAAATTAATTAATAATTTAGCCAATATATATTAAATAAAAGTACTAACCAATTAAAAACTCAAAATTATGGCATTTTACGAAACAAGAAGTTATAAGCTTTTTATGGCAAGATTGTATGGCTGGGGTGCATCTCTGGTTATAGTTGGAGCATTATTTAAAATTCAGCACTATCCTGGATCTGGCGTGATGTTGTGCTTGGGGTTGGGAACTGAAGCAATAATATTCTTTTTCTCGGCATTTGAACCACCTCATCCAATGTACGACTGGAGCTTGGTATATCCGGAATTTGCAGGACTACATGATAATACTAAGGATAAGAAAGGAACATTGACCCAGCAACTTGATAAGATGCTTGAAGAATCAAAAGTTGGTCCGGAACTAATATCCAGTTTAGGGCAAGGGTTGAAGAATTTAAGTGATAATACATCAAAACTAACCGATATTACACAAGCTTCAGTTGCAAGCACCGAATATGCAAGTAAAATTAAAAATGTAACCAAGTCGGCTGAAGAATTATCACAGGCATTTTCACAAAGTTCCGAGTCAATGAGAAAAGATGCAACTGTTAGAAATGAATTAGCAGCTACTATGGGTGGAGTTAAAGAATCTGCAACTATTCTGGCAAATTCATACAAACAGGCATCGGAAATTATGAAGGGCGATATATCTGTTAACGAAGAATATCTCCAGTCAATTAAAGCAGCAAGCAAATCAGCACAGGATTTGGCGGGTAATTATGTAAGGTCTTCTGAAATGCTTGTTAAATCAGCTCAGACATTAGATTTTTCAAAAATCAACGGTCAGGAATTTGTGAGTCAGATGCAAGGTATGTCAAAGAATTTGTCATCGCTGAATTCTGCTTATGAATTACAATTAAAAGAAATGAGTGCACAGGCAAATGCTTCAGCATCTCTCAATCAGGGAGTAAGTGAATTTGTAGCATATCTGAAAAATTCTGCAGAAGATACAAGAAAATTAAATGACGCTGTTGCTCAATTGACTTCTAATATTTCTGCTTTGAATAATGTTTATGGTGGAATGTTAAGCGCAATGAGCGGTAACAGATAATTGATTAATAAAATGAAAATAGCAAACATTTAAATATTTAAATTATGAGTGGAGGAGTATTAACCCCGAGACAAAAAATGATCAATATGATGTATTTAGTGTTAACGGCTTTGTTAGCATTGAATGTGTCGAAAGCAGTTCTTGATGCATTTGCTATTGTTAATGATAGTTTGGTTAAAGCGGGTATGGTGCTTGACAATAAGAATGCAGTCACATGGCAGCAATTTGCAGCTGCTTATAACAATGATAAAGCAAAAGTTCAGAAGTATTTCGACAAAGCAAAAGAAATGAAAGTAAAAGCAGATGAAATGACTAAATACATAAGAGATTTAAGAACTGATATCATTGCATATACTGAAAAGGGTACTAAAGACAGAAATTCTGAAGATTGGAAATATTACAAAGAAGACACCCTTGATATGAAGAACGAAATCAAAATGAAAGATAATTATGATAAACCGATGGAAATATTAATCGGACAAAGTGAAACGGGAAAGGGAGCAAAAGGTGAAGAACTGAAGAACAAAATAAATGCATTCAGAGATTATATTTTGCAAATTGACCCTAAATTTAATTTTCCAATCAAAACTGCTGATACTTATAATAAAACTGAAGAAAAAAAACAACCATGGCAGATGAATACATTTTATCATATTATCTTAGCTGCGGATGTTGCTTTGTTAAATAAATTTATTGCAGATATTAATAATATTGAAGCCGATATGCTGGCGTATTTGATGAGGTCAATTCATGCTGCCGACTTTACATTTGATAAAATAGGTGCAAAAGTAATTCCCAAATCACGTTTTGTTGTTTCGGGTGATAAATATGAAGCAGATATTATTGTTGCTGCATTTAATTCAACGCAGGCTCCGTATGCTATTATAAACGGAAATCAACTCAATGGTGATTCGGGAAAAGTTCATTATGCAGTTCCTGCCGGAGCCGAAGGTCCTCAAAAATATTCAGGAACAATTAATTTAAAAGACCCTAATGGAAAAATTAAGTCATATCCTTTCGATGGTGAATATGTTGTTGCAAGACCATCGGCAACTGTTGCTGCAGAAAATATGAATGTGTTCTATATTGGTCTCGACAACCCGGTATCAGTATCAGTGCCAGGCATGTCCGATGACAAAGTTTTCGTTTCAATGACAAACGGACAAATAAGAAAAGTTGGTAAAGGTAAGTACATGGTAAAAGTTGGAGGTGGAAAAGACACAAAAGTTAGCGTAACTGCCGATTTAGGTGGTTCAAAAAAAGCAATGGGAGCATTTCCATACAGGATAAAGAAAATTCCGGATCCTATCCCAATGATAGCTGGTTCAAGAGGTGGTCCTGTTAACAAAAATGCAATAGTAGCAGCTCCTTATTTAAATGCAGTGTTAGAAGATTTTTTATTCGCCGGTGTAAGATATACGGTAACAGGTTTTGAGTTTTCTACTTTAGGACAGGGGGGATTATTATTTACCAGAAATATTCAGGGCTCACAATTAACACCCGAATGTATAGATAAATGCAAAACAGGAAGAGCGGGACAAAAAGTATTTTTTGATAACATACAAGCCAAAGGACCTGATGGTACCACAAGAAGATTACCTGCTTTAATTCTTAAATTAAACTAATGTAATTAAAAATATAAAAGGAGGGATATATGAAAAAAATCATTTTATTATTAACTATAGTTTTTTCACTTTGCGGAGAAAAACTATGCCCTCAGGTAATTAAAGCGCCGCTCAATAGGGCTTGGGATAAAATTCATACGCCAAATCGAAAACCAATTATGTGGATATACCTGCGTGAAGCAGATATGATGTGGGCAAAACGTGTATGGAGGGTTATGGATTTAAGAGAAAAAATTAACCTGCCATACTATTATCCCGAACAACCTGTAAATGACAGAAAATGTCTTGCTCAAACATTATGGGATGCTGTTACAATTCCCGATTCTCCTTATAAACTCACTGCTTATTCCGACCCTGATTTTACGAAACCGAAAACTGCACAGGAAATTGTTAAAGAAAATTCTAGAATTGACAGCGTAACAGTAAAAAGTAAATTAAACCCTGATGAGGACTCTGTTGCTGCTGTACCGGTTGAATTTGCTGCAACTGATGTAAAGCAATTTCAGATAAAAGAAGATTGGTTTTTTGACAGGCAGCGTTCCGTAATGGAAGTCAGAGTATTATCTATTTGTCCTTTGGTTACTAAATTCACAGTTGACCCGGCTACAGGAGAAAAAGTAGAAAAAGGAAAACAACCTTTGTTTTACATATATTTTCCTGATGCAAGACCTTTATTAGCAGTAAGCGAAATTTTTAATTTTCAAAATGATGCCGAAAGAAGAACTTATGATGATATTTTTTGGAAAAGGCTATTTGGAAGCTATGTTGTAAAAGAAGAAAATGTTTATGACAGATGGGTAGGAGATTACTGTAATCCCTTTGATTGTTTACTTGAAGCCGATAGAGTAAAAAATGATATTTTCAAGGTTGAGCATGACTTATGGGAATTTTAGTTTTAAAAATTTAATTTAAAATTATATTTGCTCCCTTTTTTATATAAGGGAGCATTTTTTGTTTTTTTATAAAAATGTATTAATATGAAATA
It encodes the following:
- a CDS encoding NAD-dependent epimerase/dehydratase family protein, which translates into the protein MKIFITGVAGFIGSNLAKKLLSLGHEICGIDNMNYGFERNIEVLRANPKFQFIYGDIGNPMVIKDYKADIIVHLASQKIPRYSNALRVIDENYLMLKNVVNKCIIDRSKIVFASTSDVYGKNTNVPFSEDSDLLLGPPQIKRWAYALSKIYGEQFIMANNDEYGLPFTIVRFFGSYGPNQNLTWWGGPQSVFINQAFKKEPIEIHGDGKQTRTFTYIDDTIEALAMCVLSEKANGEIFNIATNPDEEIAIVDLAKIIWQLINGEKDIPKLNFIPYSTFGRYEDVPRRVPNIDKIKNILHFEPKIKLKEGLLKTIEWQKKIMKV
- the miaB gene encoding tRNA (N6-isopentenyl adenosine(37)-C2)-methylthiotransferase MiaB, with the translated sequence MDKKKFYIETYGCQMNFSDSEIASSVMIKNNYEITDNPKQADIILINTCSVRDNAEQRVRNRLKNLTPLKKKKKDLIIGIIGCMAERIKEKLFEEEKKIDIVAGPDAYRNLPELIETAVKKLKAINVKLSCEETYDDIIPFKVESKGISAFISIMRGCENFCSYCVVPFTRGKERSRNPETIIKEAKKLFANGYREIILLGQNVNSYKWNSNFGFTNLIELVAEISPLLRVRFTTSHPKDLTDDLLYVILRNKNICRHIHLPLQSGSTKILNLMNRKYSREWYLNRIEAIKKIIPGCSVTTDIICGFCTENEEDHENTISLMETAGFDYAYMFKYSERPDTPASKKYKDDVPEEIKLKRLQEIISLQRKLSHKSNINDLNKTFEVLIEGESKKNKNNFYGRNSQNKIVIFPKYENKNSSEKYQIGDYINIKIKGCTSATLRGELV
- the topA gene encoding type I DNA topoisomerase; the protein is MAKNLVIVESPAKAKTIEKFLGEEFLVRSSYGHIRDLSEKKLSIDVDKEFMPYYEVPSDKKDVVSQLKKLADKAEIIWLATDEDREGEAIAWHLKEALELKDNKTKRIVFHEITKTAIQEAIENPRNIDKHLVDAQQARRVLDRLVGFELSPILWRKVKPSLSAGRVQSVTVRLIVEREKEINAFMTSSFFRVGADFTMSDGTVVKAELSNKFESKEKALEFLTKCIGAEFKVDNLETKPSKKYPSPPFTTSTLQQEASRKLGFSVSRTMVVAQQLYESGKITYMRTDSVSLSNLALGTTKEEIIKLYGEKYVHTRQYTTKTKGAQEAHEAIRPTYISNQIIEGDAAQKKLYDLIWKRTIASQMTEASLEKTNVTIGISKAEEKFIAKGEVIKFDGFLKVYMESSDDENNNEENKGMLPPIKIGEFFNVKIINATESFTLHPPRYTEASLVKKLEELGIGRPSTYAPTISTIQKREYVVNESRDGEKRNYDVFILVNDKISEKTETQITGYEKSKLFPTDIGFVVNDFLVKTFEDILDYNFTASVEKEFDEIAQGKKVWNDMIKHFYKPFHKNVTETLEDKTRAQGEKLLGVDKETGKNVYVKIGRYGPVVQIGDVDKNADKKADKSEKPRFAGLLKNQSIETITLEEALDLFKFPKNIGEYESEILTIGVGRFGPYVKHNNSFYSLSKDDDPLKVTKERAIEIIEEKRKKNLEREVKTFDERNDIKILKGRWGNYLAIGKENYKLPKDKKDIGNLTVEDCLKIAEENKKTEKPAKKTKKKFYAKK
- a CDS encoding formimidoylglutamase, coding for MDISVYFEPADKDILNADYEFSKGMLGSIIKPYTGENFPSLENVHIAIIGVKEDRKSINNEGCALAPDYVRKYFYKLFSGGYDLKIADLGNIKRGFDVKDTYFAVSSVIEELIKNNILPVIIGGSQDITYANYLAYEQLGQIINIVTVDSHFDLGKEETKLNSHSYLSKIILHQPNFLFNYANIGYQTYFVDQDAIELMKKLYFDIYRLGDVRADMEEVEPIVRNADMLSIDISSIRKSDAPGNGNVSPNGFYGEEMCRIARYAGLSDKLSSIGFYELNPIHDKEEQTSHLVAQIIWYFIDGFYNRKHDFPLKDKSDYLQYRVNIQKNKYEIIFYKSKKSDRWWMEVPCTTDKYERHHLIPCSYTDYQTACREDMPDRWWQAYQKFS
- a CDS encoding PorP/SprF family type IX secretion system membrane protein; the encoded protein is MKKIFIFILTLAIVDFAFSQQEYQFTQNMFNHFGTNPGYAGFNKAICVNLQGRNQWMGFGGEPKTYQLTIDGYVNPLMGGLGLTVYKDILGASDRTYVKGAYAYNFIVGKGNLGIGLQLGLLNEVIDFSKFKAFDANDPVISSKSKASDMFFDLNFGVFYEIQNKIYFGASSTQMIEGKGFKGFSETNAVEQNARHYYFTAGYTFNASSKIDVLPSVFVKSDGASTQFDLSALVLFDKKFWGGASYRYQDAVAFLVGMYFKSYKIGLSYDFTTSEIGKNNYSNGSWEVMASYCFKIVPVYKPTGHHTTRFL
- a CDS encoding SUMF1/EgtB/PvdO family nonheme iron enzyme gives rise to the protein MKKQIKNLSSSIVLVSILLGMLSSCGDPGKGQLIGVQDRDDFYQAIPYGMLFIPQGSYNMGPSDQDVPYSITAQSKTVSLAAFYMDETEIVNNEYRQFVYWVRDSIAHRMLGEQNEAHLVTEDEWGQPFEPPVINWREKIRWDEQEDRDVLEPLFLPQHERYFRRKELDTRKLMYDYYIIDYKSAASKANRFDFKTGKYLNGIPDRSYFVKKDKINIYPDTLCWVHDFIYSFNEPMTNAYFWHPAFDYYPVVGISWKQARAFCIWRTQLLNVYLQTRDEATVQDFRLPTESEWEWAARGGLDLSPFPWGGPYIRNSNGCFLGNYKPLRGNYLDDGGLQTIIVAHYAPNDFGLYDMSGNAAEWTSNAFDESAYNFAHDLNMDYTYEAKEDDPSALKRKVTRGGSWTGIGYYMQTGTRTYEYQDTAKCYIGFRCVESYLGRDIGDGGGASNVY
- the gldL gene encoding gliding motility protein GldL — translated: MAFYETRSYKLFMARLYGWGASLVIVGALFKIQHYPGSGVMLCLGLGTEAIIFFFSAFEPPHPMYDWSLVYPEFAGLHDNTKDKKGTLTQQLDKMLEESKVGPELISSLGQGLKNLSDNTSKLTDITQASVASTEYASKIKNVTKSAEELSQAFSQSSESMRKDATVRNELAATMGGVKESATILANSYKQASEIMKGDISVNEEYLQSIKAASKSAQDLAGNYVRSSEMLVKSAQTLDFSKINGQEFVSQMQGMSKNLSSLNSAYELQLKEMSAQANASASLNQGVSEFVAYLKNSAEDTRKLNDAVAQLTSNISALNNVYGGMLSAMSGNR